The following proteins are co-located in the Pseudomonas sp. ATCC 13867 genome:
- a CDS encoding sensor domain-containing diguanylate cyclase, with protein MFYPRRIFFITFLLAVAASLLAGWHMLQMRQDALAYAHASGKNTLILVERDLHRDLDVHKQTLQTLANVIAGSATPELSRQVLQELVQGHVASSMMAGTLVVTDANGHLLVDLNHVSETHKDLSRREYFRVPRANPSRLFLSHPFMPPYPDPSPSIALSRAVQDKDGKVLGVVAAIKELRHLETFVRELDLGKRGVVSIRLLDGTVLARWPSAPTYEREDEGRMFRNFVASGEKESFRQHPKGSGAYWRGYRRVGDYPVTVSVELYREEIFQTWAERTWITSGLLLAINGATLFFAYRLSRHLRRRDTKENRLRTEASTDPLTGLHNRRWFDEKAKLEWQRRRGGDGHLAVLMLDIDQFKAYNDHYGHPRGDLALINVAHLVGQGCRRADDGAARYGGEEFVVILPGCNTADAERVAESIRSALEDTALPHAKGERGVVTVSVGVASTSDTPADSVEALIAAADANLYKAKATGRNRVVA; from the coding sequence GTGTTCTACCCGCGACGGATTTTCTTCATTACCTTCCTGCTGGCGGTGGCTGCGTCGCTGCTGGCCGGCTGGCACATGCTGCAGATGAGGCAGGATGCGCTGGCCTATGCCCATGCCAGCGGCAAGAACACCCTGATACTGGTGGAGCGGGATCTTCACCGCGACCTGGATGTGCACAAGCAGACACTGCAGACCCTCGCCAACGTCATCGCCGGCTCGGCCACCCCCGAACTGTCCCGCCAGGTGCTGCAGGAACTGGTGCAGGGGCACGTCGCCAGCTCCATGATGGCGGGCACGCTGGTGGTGACCGATGCGAACGGCCACTTGCTGGTGGACCTCAACCACGTCAGCGAAACGCACAAGGACCTGTCCCGGCGCGAGTACTTCAGAGTCCCGCGCGCCAACCCTTCGCGCCTGTTCCTGAGCCACCCCTTCATGCCCCCCTATCCGGATCCTTCGCCCAGCATCGCGCTCAGCCGCGCCGTGCAGGACAAGGACGGCAAAGTCCTCGGCGTGGTCGCGGCGATCAAGGAACTGCGGCATCTGGAGACCTTCGTTCGCGAACTGGACCTGGGCAAGCGCGGAGTGGTGTCGATCCGGCTGCTCGATGGCACGGTCCTGGCCCGGTGGCCGTCGGCGCCAACGTACGAGCGCGAGGATGAGGGCAGGATGTTCCGCAACTTCGTCGCCAGCGGCGAGAAAGAGTCCTTCCGCCAGCACCCCAAGGGCTCGGGCGCCTACTGGCGTGGCTATCGGCGCGTCGGCGACTACCCAGTGACGGTGTCGGTCGAGTTGTACCGGGAGGAAATCTTCCAGACCTGGGCCGAGCGCACCTGGATCACCAGCGGCCTGTTGCTGGCGATCAACGGCGCGACCCTGTTCTTCGCCTACCGCCTGAGCCGTCACTTGCGCCGCCGCGACACCAAGGAAAACCGCCTGCGCACCGAAGCCAGCACCGACCCGCTGACCGGCCTGCACAACCGGCGCTGGTTCGACGAGAAGGCAAAACTCGAATGGCAGCGCCGTCGCGGCGGCGACGGGCACCTGGCGGTGCTGATGCTGGATATCGACCAGTTCAAGGCCTACAACGACCACTATGGCCACCCGCGCGGCGACCTGGCGCTGATCAACGTGGCACACCTGGTCGGCCAGGGCTGCCGCCGCGCGGACGACGGCGCGGCACGCTACGGCGGCGAGGAGTTCGTAGTGATCCTCCCCGGTTGCAACACCGCCGACGCCGAGCGCGTGGCCGAATCGATCCGCAGCGCCCTGGAGGACACCGCCCTGCCCCACGCGAAAGGCGAGCGCGGCGTGGTGACCGTCAGTGTCGGCGTGGCGAGCACGTCGGACACCCCGGCGGACAGCGTCGAAGCGCTGATCGCTGCGGCGGACGCGAACCTCTACAAGGCCAAGGCGACGGGACGCAACCGGGTGGTGGCGTGA
- a CDS encoding bifunctional allantoicase/(S)-ureidoglycine aminohydrolase, with protein sequence MAKTSYYAPHGGHPAQTELLTDRAMFTEAYAVIPKGVMRDIVTSHLPFWDNMRMWVIARPLSGFAETFSQYIVELAPNGGSDKPEQDVNAEAVLFVVEGELTLTLQGQVHNLQPGGYAFIPPGADWKLRNTSDQHSRFHWIRKHYQKVDGVPLPEAFVTNEQDIEPKVMPDTEGRWSTTRFVDMSDMRHDMHVNIVNFEPGGVIPFAETHVMEHGLYVLEGKAVYRLNQDWVEVEAGDFMWLRAFCPQACYSGGPGRFRYLLYKDVNRHMRLTLNQAH encoded by the coding sequence ATGGCCAAAACCAGCTATTACGCGCCGCACGGCGGGCACCCGGCACAGACCGAGCTGCTCACCGACCGCGCGATGTTCACCGAAGCCTATGCCGTGATCCCCAAGGGCGTGATGCGTGACATCGTCACCAGCCACCTGCCCTTCTGGGACAACATGCGCATGTGGGTCATCGCCCGCCCGCTGTCCGGCTTTGCCGAGACCTTCTCCCAGTACATCGTCGAGCTGGCCCCCAACGGCGGCAGCGACAAGCCGGAGCAGGACGTCAACGCCGAGGCCGTGCTGTTCGTGGTCGAAGGTGAGCTGACCCTGACCCTGCAGGGCCAGGTGCACAACCTGCAGCCGGGCGGCTATGCCTTCATTCCGCCGGGCGCCGACTGGAAACTCCGCAACACCTCCGACCAGCACTCGCGCTTCCACTGGATCCGCAAGCACTACCAGAAGGTCGACGGCGTACCGCTGCCGGAAGCCTTCGTCACCAACGAGCAGGACATCGAGCCGAAGGTGATGCCGGATACCGAAGGCCGCTGGAGCACCACTCGCTTCGTGGACATGAGCGACATGCGTCATGACATGCACGTCAACATCGTCAACTTCGAGCCGGGCGGCGTGATTCCGTTCGCCGAAACCCACGTCATGGAACACGGCCTGTACGTGCTGGAAGGCAAGGCGGTCTACCGTCTGAACCAGGACTGGGTCGAGGTGGAAGCCGGCGACTTCATGTGGCTGCGCGCCTTCTGCCCGCAGGCTTGCTACTCCGGTGGCCCGGGTCGCTTCCGCTACCTGCTGTACAAGGATGTGAACCGTCATATGCGCCTGACCCTGAACCAAGCGCACTAA
- a CDS encoding CAP domain-containing protein, with the protein MGATSFIPRSLLVSLGLLSATFAVAAEQEQLVAAINTYRGEVQSCAGSASQILPPLAVEQRLAIPAGAGDWKTALNQTGYPMSSVRMLSLTGPRDANAAMKALQESFCQVLLDPQFVDVGVSHEGDDWRILLGRPLLQGKLGTWEAEGQQLLQAINAARGQARQCGGQNFGNAPALSWNATLGTIAEGHSRDMANNNYFDHKGRDGSTPGDRAELGGYSFQQIGENIAAGQGNARKVVDSWLSSPGHCANLMNPQFRELGAAYAADPKSDAGIYWTAMFGAQ; encoded by the coding sequence ATGGGTGCCACGTCTTTCATTCCGCGTAGCCTGCTGGTGTCGCTGGGGCTGCTGTCCGCCACCTTCGCTGTCGCCGCCGAGCAGGAGCAACTGGTCGCCGCCATCAACACCTATCGCGGCGAGGTACAGTCCTGCGCCGGCAGCGCCTCGCAGATCCTCCCGCCGCTGGCGGTGGAGCAGCGCCTGGCGATTCCCGCCGGCGCCGGCGACTGGAAGACCGCGCTGAACCAGACCGGCTACCCCATGAGCAGCGTGCGCATGCTCAGCCTCACCGGCCCGCGCGATGCAAACGCGGCGATGAAAGCCTTGCAGGAAAGTTTCTGCCAGGTACTGCTCGACCCGCAGTTCGTCGACGTCGGCGTGAGCCACGAAGGCGACGACTGGCGCATCCTGCTTGGCCGCCCGCTGCTGCAAGGCAAGCTCGGCACCTGGGAGGCCGAAGGCCAGCAACTGCTGCAGGCCATCAACGCCGCCCGTGGCCAGGCCCGCCAATGCGGCGGACAGAACTTCGGCAACGCCCCCGCGCTGAGCTGGAACGCCACCCTCGGCACCATCGCCGAAGGCCATAGTCGCGACATGGCCAACAACAACTACTTCGACCACAAGGGCCGCGACGGCAGCACCCCGGGCGATCGCGCCGAACTGGGCGGCTACAGCTTCCAGCAGATCGGCGAGAACATCGCCGCCGGGCAGGGCAACGCCCGCAAGGTCGTGGACAGCTGGCTATCCAGCCCCGGCCATTGCGCCAACCTGATGAACCCGCAGTTCCGCGAACTGGGCGCTGCCTACGCCGCCGACCCGAAGAGCGACGCCGGCATCTACTGGACGGCGATGTTCGGAGCACAGTAA
- a CDS encoding LysR family transcriptional regulator produces the protein MSESEKSNTRLFDLDLLRAIVTVADCGSFTTAATRLHSTQSTISQKIRRLEEMAGHRLLERGNRDVLPTDAGETLLGYARRLLALNDEMVEALSGATVALTVRIGVPDDFASGRTTEQLAAFNRRYPQVKLEVTSGLSRDISASYDRGELDLVLLKQRQNAREAVACWPEKTRWVDSARNPCIELDPLPIVTFPPRGVYRDEMIAALEAVGRRWHISFTSSSLSGIQSAIADGMGIGLLPQRAVTAEHAVLPKNTGLPSVDVFEVALLHRPAADPKVKELARVLSRVLAQDTQG, from the coding sequence ATGAGCGAAAGTGAAAAATCGAATACCCGCCTGTTCGACCTAGACCTGCTCCGGGCCATCGTCACGGTGGCCGACTGCGGCAGCTTCACCACGGCCGCCACGCGCCTGCACTCCACCCAGTCCACCATCAGCCAGAAGATCCGCCGCCTGGAAGAGATGGCCGGCCATCGCCTGCTGGAGCGCGGCAACCGCGATGTGCTGCCCACCGACGCCGGGGAAACGCTGCTGGGTTATGCGCGGCGCCTGCTGGCGCTGAACGACGAGATGGTCGAGGCGCTGTCCGGCGCCACGGTGGCGCTGACGGTGCGCATCGGCGTGCCGGATGACTTCGCCAGCGGCCGCACCACCGAGCAGCTGGCGGCCTTCAACCGGCGCTATCCACAGGTGAAGCTGGAGGTCACCAGCGGCCTGAGCCGTGACATCTCCGCCAGCTACGACCGGGGTGAGCTGGACCTGGTGCTGCTCAAGCAACGGCAGAATGCCCGCGAGGCGGTGGCCTGCTGGCCGGAGAAGACGCGCTGGGTGGACAGCGCCCGCAATCCCTGCATCGAGCTGGACCCGCTGCCCATCGTCACCTTCCCGCCGCGCGGGGTGTACCGCGACGAGATGATCGCCGCGCTGGAGGCCGTGGGTCGGCGCTGGCATATCAGTTTCACCAGTTCGAGCCTCTCCGGCATCCAGTCGGCCATCGCCGACGGCATGGGCATCGGCCTGCTGCCGCAGCGGGCGGTGACGGCGGAGCACGCGGTGTTGCCGAAGAACACCGGCCTGCCCTCGGTGGATGTATTCGAGGTGGCGCTGCTGCACCGCCCGGCGGCGGACCCGAAGGTGAAGGAGCTCGCCCGCGTGCTGTCGCGGGTTCTGGCCCAGGACACGCAGGGCTGA